A window from Patescibacteria group bacterium encodes these proteins:
- a CDS encoding RNA polymerase sigma factor: MVESDEEIAASVQRGDVSAFAALVERYEGKMLRYARRFLSTREDAEDKVQDVFLKAYVNLNSFNAKRRFSPWLYRIAHNEFVNAIKKSGHDALPFFDPDVLFPHPIAAERTDKNILERELRDAFDELIQLLDVKYREPLIFYYFEDMSYQEIADILEIPIATVGVRLLRAKEALRQLYEKRHPYGR, translated from the coding sequence ATGGTAGAGTCTGACGAGGAAATAGCCGCGTCTGTACAGCGGGGCGATGTGAGTGCATTTGCTGCGCTTGTTGAACGGTATGAGGGAAAGATGCTGCGGTATGCCCGTCGGTTTCTTTCGACGCGAGAAGACGCTGAGGATAAGGTGCAAGATGTTTTTTTGAAAGCGTACGTCAATTTAAATAGTTTTAATGCGAAGCGTCGTTTTTCTCCATGGCTGTACCGGATAGCACATAACGAATTTGTGAACGCCATAAAAAAGTCTGGCCACGACGCGTTGCCTTTCTTTGATCCTGACGTACTTTTTCCGCACCCAATTGCCGCAGAACGAACAGATAAGAATATTTTAGAACGGGAACTTCGTGATGCCTTCGACGAGCTTATTCAATTGCTTGACGTTAAGTACCGTGAGCCGCTCATTTTTTATTACTTTGAAGATATGAGCTACCAAGAGATAGCGGATATTTTAGAGATTCCCATCGCCACTGTTGGTGTCCGATTACTTCGGGCAAAAGAGGCACTTCGTCAGCTTTATGAAAAACGACATCCCTATGGAAGATAA
- a CDS encoding DUF1003 domain-containing protein, with protein MSYISNQIKTWHERHNEERTVGQRLADAVAAYMGSWHFIILQSVLVFVWIVLNLVAYTLRWDPYPFILLNLLFSTQAAYAAPIIMMSQNRQGERDRVQALDDYETNKRAKEEIEELQQALARIEDEKLKEIISLLHALKGKQS; from the coding sequence ATGTCATATATCTCAAACCAAATAAAAACCTGGCACGAACGTCATAACGAAGAGCGAACGGTAGGTCAACGCTTGGCTGATGCGGTGGCAGCATATATGGGCTCCTGGCACTTCATTATTTTGCAAAGTGTTCTTGTCTTCGTGTGGATTGTTCTTAATTTGGTCGCCTACACGTTACGGTGGGACCCGTACCCTTTCATATTGCTGAACTTACTATTTTCTACGCAGGCGGCGTATGCGGCACCGATAATTATGATGTCGCAGAATCGTCAAGGTGAACGGGATCGTGTTCAAGCTTTGGACGATTACGAAACAAACAAGCGTGCAAAAGAAGAAATTGAAGAGTTGCAACAGGCATTAGCACGAATTGAAGATGAAAAACTGAAAGAAATTATTTCGCTGCTACACGCTCTAAAAGGAAAACAGTCGTAG